The Tessaracoccus aquimaris sequence CCGCATTGCGCAGGAAGGTCTCGGCCAGCGCGAACTCGCGGGCGGACAGGTCGACCCACTTCCCCTCGACGCCCGCCTTCCTGGTGCGGTAGTCGAGCGTCAACCCGTTGTGGCTGAGCTGTGTCGAGTCTGAGGCAGCGTCATGGTTGTCGCTGCGCAGCCGCAGCCGGATCCTGGCCAGCAGTTCCTCGAACGAGAACGGCTTGGGCATGTAGTCGTCCGCGCCGCCCTCGAGCCCCGCGACCCGGTCCTCGACTGACGAGCGCGCCGTCAGCATGATCACCGGGACACCGACGCCCTGGCCGCGCAGCCGCTCCAGCACCTCGAAGCCGTCGATGTCGGGGAGGCCAACGTCGAGGAGGACGAGGTCGAAGTTGCCGTGCACCGCGAGCGAGACGGCCTCGAGTCCCGAGGCGCACTGGTGCGAGGTGAAGCCAGCCGCCTTCAGCCCCTTGGCGATGAAGGAGGCGATCCTGGCCTCGTCCTCCACGATCAGTACTGTGCTCACGTCTCCGGCTCCTTCGTCGCTGGTTCAGGGGTGGGGGCGATGGGCACCACCAGGGTAAACGTCGACCCCTCGCCGTGCCTGGACTCGATGTCCAGCCGACCCGAGTGGGCCGCGAGGATCGACTCCACGATGCTCAGCCCCAGGCCGACGCCATGCTGCTGCGTCGCCTCGCTGCCGCGACCGAACCGCTCCCGGACGCGCTCGATCTGGTCGGCAGGAATGCCGATGCCCTCGTCCGCTACCCACAGGTGGGCCTCCCCGCGGTGCACGCGGGATCCCAGTCGGATGACCGTCGACTCAGCGGAGTACTTGACGGCGTTGGCCGCGAGTTGGAGCCAGGCCTGGGTCATCCGGGTCGGGTCGATCCAGGCCTCGGTCGCGGCGACGCTGTCGAGCCCCCACTGTCGCTGTCCCAGGGTGCGGGCCTTCTCGAACGTCTGGTCGGTGAGCGTGGCGAGGTCGGCCCAGCGGGGCGTCACGAAGTCCGGCTGGCCGGCCTTCGCGAGCACCAGCAGGTCGTTGACGAGGCCGCCCATCCTGTCGAGTTCGTCGATGGCGAGGTCGCGGGTCTGGGTGACGTCGGCAGGATCGCTCGGGTCGACCAGTTCGAGGTGCCCCCGCACGACGGTGATGGGGGTGCGCAGTTCGTGGCCGACGTCGTCGAGGAGGCGCTGCTGCCCCTCGACGGAGCGCTGCACCCGGTCCAGCATCCCGTTGATCGTGGCGGTCAGCGACGCAAGCTCGTCGGCGCCACGGACGGGAACGCGGCTTGTCAGGTCGCCCTCGTCGATCGAGTCGGCCGCGACGCGTAACTCGTTGATGGGGCGGAGCAGCCGACCGATCAGGGGCCAGGCGACCGCGGCCGCGAGCCCGATCATGGCGAGCGCGACACCCGCGTAGATGAGCATGGTGGTGCGCAACTGTCGGTACTCTCCCGCCACGTCGACGACGCGGACGAAGGCGCCCTGCTGCGTCGGGTAGACGACGGGCGCCACGAGCGCGCGGTATTCGCGCTCCGCCGTCGAGATGCTCGTCACGACGACCTCGTTGCCGAGCGCGAGGGGGCGAAGTGCGGCGACGAGTTCGAGGTCGTGTTCGGGGCGGAGGTCGACGTCCCTGGCGACCAGGCTGACCCTGTCACCCACGAAGGCCAGCATGCCCTCCGTCTGGCTCACCATGGCCCGGCTCAGGAAGGTGCTGAGCAGTTCCTTGGGCCCCGCGAAGGGTTCGCCGGTCGCCGGGTCGAGGCCGTTGTCGGCGAGTTTGCGCAGTTCTCCGGCGGACCGCATCAACTGGTCGTCCATGGCCCTGCCGATCTCGCGGTTCTGGACGGCCGCGACGATGGTCCCGGACGCGATCAGGGTGAGCGCGGCGAGCAGGATCATCGGCAGCATGATCCTGGTGCGAAGGCCTGCCTTCGCGCCGTCGGCTTCGGGCGTCATGGCACCATCCTGCCCAACGCGCACGCATCCATGCCCGACATCGTCTCGGACGAAGGGTCCCAGCCGATGAGGTGGCACTGAGAGATCTCTCATCTGCGCTCCCCGGGGCGGAGTGGACAAGCATGAGGATCCTCTCACCGTGGCACGCGTGCCGCCCTCATGTGGGGGCTGTGTGATGGAGACACAACCAAGCACAAGGAGAACTGACATGGCATGGAAGAAGTCCACCCCCTGGGTCCTGGCCGGAGCCTTCGGCGTCGCCGCCGCCAGCGGAGGCGCGCTCGCGTCGTTCGCCGACCCCGCGACCCCTTCGCCCACCGCCCCGGCGACCAGCACGACCCGCCCGGTGCTGCCGCAGTCGGTGCTGTCGGCCGTCTCGGCCAACTCCCCAGCATCTGCCTCCCCCGCCCCGACGGCAGACCCGACGTCGTCCGCCAGCAAGGTCGCGGCGGCCAGCGCCGTCTCCGCCGCGACGGCCGCCTCCCCCGCGAGCGCGGCGAGTGCGGTGTCGGCGAGCAGCCCCGTCTCGGCCAAGACCGCCGCGAGCCCCGTCAGCCCGATCTCGCCCGCAAGCGCGGCATCCCCCGCGTCCCCGGTCAGCCCGATTTCGCCTGCCAGCCCGGCGTCCCCGGTCAGCCCGGCATCCCCGGTCAGCCCGGCCTCGCCCGCCAGCCCGGCATCCCCGGTGAGCCCGGCGTCGGCCGACTGATTGAACTCCTGGGGTGGCCTTCCCCCTGGGCCGCCCCAGGCCTGACCCGCTCTGACTTCGCTCTTCGGCGAGCAGAGCGATGTCACTCCCCGGGACTCCACTGTGGCGCTGCAACGGGGGAGGACCTGAGCCTCACACCAGCGTCTCGGCGCCCATCACGACGGTGCGCTCGGGCGGCAGGTGGAACACGTTGGTCCTGGAGGCCTCATTCGAGGCGAGCCACAGGAACAGCCTGCGTCCGAAGCGCGGAAGCTTGCTCTGCTCGCTCGCCGTCACCCGCAGGATCGACAGGAAGTAGCGTGCCTCGTCCGGGTTGAACTCCAACTCGGGCGACTTGCCCAACGCCCAGGTGAGCGCCTTGGGGATGTCCTGCGAGTCGTTGAACCCGACCCGGTAGCTGACGTGCACGATGCCGTCGTCGTCGTAGCCGAGATCGTGCACCGAAACCCGGTCGACGTGGCGCACGTGCGGGACGGTGTCGTTGACGATGCTGACGATGATGACCTTCTCGTGCAGCGCGTTGTTGAACTCGAGGTTGTCGCGCAGCGCGAGGGGCGTGGTCTCCCGATCGGGATGCGGGAACACCGCAACGCCCGGCACCCGGTTGAGCTTCGCGGTGCGGATCTCCTGCACGAAGTCGTCCAGGGGCCCCTCGAGCGCGGCGCGGGCCTGGGCCCTGGCACGCCAGCCGACCTGCCAGGTGAGCATCACGACGATCACGATGCCCGCGATGAGCAGCGGGATCCAACCGCCCGAGGCGATCTTGGTGACGTTGGCAGCGAAGATCACGAGCTCCACCCCGCCGATCAGGATGGTGACGGGCAGCATCTTCCAAGCGGGCCAGTGCCACAGGAAGCGCGCCGTGAAGAGGAACAGCACGGTGGTCAGCAGCAGCGTGCCCGTTACCGCCAACCCGTAGGCGGTGGCGAGCCGTTCGGAGGACTGGAACACGGCGATCAGGACAAGCACGCCAACGAACAGGATCCAGTTGATGGAGGCGATGTAGATCTGGCCCGACTCCTCCTTGGAGGTGTGCCGGACGTTGAGGCGGGGCAGCAGCCGGAGCCGGGACGCCTGCCGCGACACGGAGAAGGCGCCCGAGATGACCGACTGGGACGCGATGACGGTGGCGGCGGTGGCGAGCAGCACCAACGGGACGCGCGCCCATTCGGGTGCGAGGTGGAAGAACGGGCTGGCCGATGTCGCCGGGTCGCCCAGGATCATCGCGCCCTGGCCGAAGTAGTTGAGTATCAGGCAGGGGAACACCACGGCGAACCAACTGAGCCGGATCGGGCCGGCGCCGAAGTGGCCCATGTCGGCGTAGAGCGCCTCGGCCCCCGTGATGCAGAGCACGATGGCGCCCATCGCGATGAACGCGATCAGCGGCCGCTCCGCCGCGAAGAACAGGGCGTGGTGCGGAGAGATCGCCGCGAGGATCTCGGGATGGTCGAGGATGTGTGGCACGCCGAGCACCGCGATCACGATAAACCAGACCAGCATGATGGGCCCGAATGTCCGGCCGACCTTCGACGTCCCGAAGCGCTGCACGGCGAACAGCGCCGTCAGCACCAGGATCGCGGCGGGCAGCACCCACTCGGCCGCCTTCGGGGTGACGAGGTCGAGGCCCTCGAAGGCCGACATCACCGAGATCGCGGGGGTGATCACCGAGTCGCCGTAGAACAGGCCGGCCCCGATGATGCCGAGGATGGTGGCGACGGCGACCAACTTCTTCCTCCCTCGGAGCCGCCCGCGCAGCAGCGCGACCAGCGCGAGGATGCCGCCCTCGCCGTCGTTGTCCGCCCGCATCACGAGCAGCACGTACTTGGCGGTCACGATGATGGTGACGACCCAGAAGACAAGCGAGATGACGCCGTACACGTCGGCGGGGGTGGGCTCGACTGCGTTGTGGTCGAGCGAGAAGACGGTCTGCAGCGAGTAGAGCGGGCTAGTGCCGATGTCACCGAAGACGACGCCAAGTGCCCCGACCGCCAGCGGCACCTTCGCCCCGTCACGCGGCTTGTCCGGCTCGGGCGGGATGGCGTGGCGGGGAAGCGGCGACCCTGGGGTACTCACATGGGCAATGCTGCCCCACTCCCACGGCAAATATCGCGATCTCGCCACCAGCGCCGCCCGCCCACTCGCGGGGCGCGATCATCCACTGCTGACTACCCTTTCGCCGTCGATCGAACCGCGGGTTGGCTGCGCGTTGAGCAGTAGTCGGTGTTCGTTCCTGACGCGGCACGACTTGATCGTTCGAACCACGGACGAGTTACGGATGCTGCTCAACGCTGAGTCGAGCACCCACATCCGCTTCGCGACCCCGGCTCAGGCCGTCCGACGTCCAGATCTCCCAGTCGTCCCGCGGCCAATCGCGGTGCGGTGCCAGCCGGCTCGCAACGGCGATTCTGTCGGGTCCACTCCTGACGATGACCGCCATCGGTGCCGTGACAAGGCGGTCTCGCGCTGGATGGCCGGATGGCTTGTAGATTCTCCACAAACTTCCGGAACCGACATTGGGTGTCAGATTGCGCCCTGGGAGCCCGGGGATGCGGAAGTCTTGCATAGTCCGGCGTTTGTCGTGCCCAGGAGGTTAGATGTTCAAGAGAATCGCCATCGTCAACCGTGGCGAGTCCGCGATGCGGCTCATCCACGCTGTCCGCGATCTCAACGCCGAACATCCAGACCGGGACCCCCTGGTCACCATCGCCCTCTACACCGACGGCGAGCGCTCCGCCATGTTCGCCCGCGAGGCCGACGAGGCCTACTCCATCGGCCCGGCGTCAGAGCGCCCCTACCTGAACCACGATCTGCTCGCCACGGTGCTGAAGGAGGCCCGAGCAGAGGCCGTCTGGGTCGGCTGGGGATTCGTCGCCGAGGACGCGGCCTTCGCCGACCTCGTCGAGTCGCTCGGCATCACGTTCATCGGCCCCTCCGGCGACGCCATGCGCCAGTTGGGCGACAAGATCGGCTCGAAGCTGATCGCAGAGGAGGTCGGGGTCCCGGTCGCGCCGTGGTCGCGCGGCGGCGTCGACACCCTCGACGAGGCCCTCGCGGCCGCCGAGCGGATCGGCTACCCGCTGATGCTCAAGGCGACCGCGGGCGGCGGCGGTCGAGGGATCCGCCGCGTCGACGGCGCCGACGACCTGGCCGACGCCTACCAGCGCACCCGCGACGAGGCGCAGCGCGCGTTCGGCTCCGGCGTCGTGTTCCTCGAGAAGCTCGTCACCGGGGCCCGCCACATCGAGGTGCAACTCATCTCCGACGGCGAGACCGCGTGGGCGCTCGGCGTGCGCGACTGCACCATCCAGCGCCGCAACCAGAAGATCATCGAGGAGTCGGCGTCGCCGCTGCTCACCCCCGACCAGACCGCGGAGGTCAAGGCCGCCGCGGAGCGACTCGCGCTGCGCGTCGGCTACCGCGGCGCGGCCACCGTCGAGTTCCTGTACCACCCTGCCGACCACCTGTTCGCGTTCCTCGAGGTCAACACCCGACTGCAGGTCGAGCACCCGATCACCGAGGTCACCAACGAGTTCGACCTGGTCAAGGCACAGCTCCACGTCGCCTCTGGAGGGACGCTGACCGACCGGCCCTCCGAGTTCGGACACGCCGTCGAGGCCCGCCTCAACGCGGAGGATCCCGACCGCGACTTCGCGCCGGCCCCCGGACGCATCACCCGCCTCGACCTCCCTGCAGGCCCCGGCATCCGGGTCGACACAGGCGTCGCCGAGGGCGACACCATCCCCGCCGACTTCGACTCGATGATCGCCAAGATCATCGCCTACGGTCGCACCCGTGACGAGGCGCTCGGCAGGCTGCGGCGCGCCATGCGCGAGACGACCGTCGTGATCGACGGCGGCGCCACCAACAAGAGCTTCGTCCTCGAACTGCTCGCCCAGCCGGAGGTGACCGGCCCGCCCGCAGGCGCCCAGCCGCGCCGCGCGGCGAAGGTGCAGTGGGCCGACACCGGCTGGATCGACCGGGTCCGCGCCGACGGCGGCCTCATCGCCGACGAGCACGCGGGCATCGCGCTGGTTGTCGCCGCGATCGAGGCCTACGAGGAGACCGCGGCGGTGGAGACCGAGCGACTGCTCACCACCGCGCAGGGCGGCCGCCCCCAGACGCAGCACAAGACCGGCGCGACCGTCGAACTCAAGCTCCGCGGCACCGTGCATCAGGTGGTCACCTACGCCACCGGCCCCGGCACCTACCGGGTGATCGTCAACGGCACGCCGACCGAGGCGTCCATCACCCGCCTCGACGACGTGCACGGCCGGGTGCGGGTCGGCAACCAGAGCTTCCGCATCATCTCCGCGACCCACGGTCCCGTGCACGTGATCGAGGTCGACGGCGTCACGCACCGCGTCTCGCGCGACGAGGGCGGCGTGCTGCGCTCCCCCGCCCCCGCGCTGGTCGTCGCGACCCCCGTGTCGGTCGGCGACGAGGTCGAGGCTGGCGCGCCCGTCGTCGTGCTCGAGTCGATGAAGATGGAGACGGTGATCCCGGCACCGTTCGCGGCCCGCATCAAGGAACTCCACGTCATGACGGGCTCGCAGGTCGAGACCATGGCTCCGCTGGTCAAGCTCGAGCCGCTCGGCGGCGACGACGAGGCCGAGGCCCAGCCCGCCGCCGAGGTGGAACTGCCCGCCCCCGCCGCGGACGCCGACGCTGCCGCGACCGCAGACCGGCTGCGCGCCCAACTCTCGGCGATCCTGATGGGCTACGACGCCGACCCGGCCGAGAAGACCCTCTCCGCCTACCTCGACGCCCGCGATCAGGTGATCGCCGACGGCGGCGACGTCCTCACCGGCGAGATCGCGCTGATCGGCCTGTTCGCCGACCTGGCAGAGCTGTCCCGCAACCGCCCGTTCGGAGAGCAGGACCACACCGAACTGCGGATCCACTCCGACCGGGAACACCTCCACCGCTACCTGACAACCCTCGACGTTGACCGGGCCAAGCTGCCCGCGCAGTTCGTGGAGCGCCTCGGGAAGGTGCTGCGCCACTACGGCGTCGAGTCGCTCGACCGCACGCCGGAACTGGCCGAGGCCGTCTTCCGGATCTTCCTGGCGCAGAAGCGGGTCGCCGCCGACGTGCCGATCGTGCTCGGCATCCTCAACCGCTGGATGACCGGACCCGCGCCCGAGCCTGCCCGCGCCGACTCCGCCCGCGCCGATCTCGAGCGGGTGCTCCGCGCCACCCAGTTGCGGTTCCCCGCCGTCGGCGACATGACCCGCTCCATCCGGTTCCGCTGGTTCGACCAGCCCCAGGTCGACGCCGAACGCGCGTCGGTGCTCGCAGGCTTCGGCGACGAGGTCGAGGCGCTCGCCGCGAACCCCGACGCAGACGACTACGCCCAGCGCACCCGCGACCTGTCTGACGTGCACGAATGGACCGCCGACTACCTGGCAACGCGCCTTGGCCGCGGCGTCCCGGCCGTCGAGCCGATGCTCGAGGTGCTTCTGCACAAGTACTACAGCGACTACGACCTGACCGGGATCGCCCGCTCCGCCGTCGACGGCCGCGCCGTCGTGACCGCCGACTACGTGCTGGAGGGCAGGCCGCGCCGCTTCGTGAGCACCGTCGGAACGGCAGCCGAACTCGCCGCTGACGGGCCGCTGGCGAGCCTGGTCACCGGCCTGTTCGAGGGCCGCAACCCCGGCGACGACGCCGTCGGTGAACTGTACGTGCTGTGGGACGAGCAGCCGGAGCCCGAGGCGGTCGTCGCCGAACTGTCGGAGACGCTGACGTCCTGGGGCCTCGGCGCCGAGGTGAAGCGGATCGCGGTCGGCGTCAGCACCGCGGACGGCGAGGTGCAGTACTACACGTTCCGGTTCCGCGACGGGATCGCCGTCGAGGATGAACTGGTCCGCGGGCTGCACCCGATGGCCGGGCGCAGGCTGGACCTGTGGCGGTTGCGCGAGTTCGACACCACCCGGCTGCCCGCCACTGAAGACGTGTGGCTGTTCGAGTGCGTCGCCAAGTCCAACCCGGACGACCGACGCCTCGTCGCGATGGCCCAGGTGCGTCAACTCGCCGCGGTCCGCGACCGGGAGGGCAACCTCGTCGGCCTGCCGCACGCCGAGCGCGCCATCTCGAACTGCCTCGAGGCGATCCGCCGCACCCGCGCCTCGCGAGGCGCTGCGGGCAGCAAGTTGGACATGAACCACGTGTGGGTCGACGTCTGGCCCGAGATCGACCTGTCGCTGGAGGACATCACGCCGCTGCAGTCCAAGATCACGCCGCTGTCCGACGGCGCCGGGATCGAGGAGGTGCTGTGCCAGGGCCGCTTCCGACAGGGCAAGCGCCTCGTGCCGCTCGCGGTCCGGTTCTACTCGCAGCCCGGCTCGGGCGTGACGACCACCGTCGGCCCGCCCCCGAGCGAGCCGCTGAAGCCGCTTGACGAGTACGCGGGCAAGGTGCTGCGGGCGCGTCGACGCGGCCTGGTCTACCCGTACGAACTGTCCTCGACGCTCGCCGGCCCCGGCGGCACGCTGACCGAGTTGGATCTGGACGCCGACGGCCGCCTCGTCGAGGCGAACCGCGCGCCGGGCCTGAACAAGGCCGCGATCATCGTGGCGAGGGTGACGACCCCCACCCCGCTGCACCCGGAGGGCCTGACGCGCATCGTCTTGTCGGGCGACCCGACCAAGGGGCTGGGCGCGCTCGCGGAGCCCGAATGCGCCAGGATCATCGCCGCGATCGACCTTGCGGAGCAGGAGCGGATCCCGCTCGAGTGGTTCACGCTCAGCTCCGGTGCGAAGATCTCGAAGGACTCCGGCACCGAGAACATGGACTGGGTCGGCGCCGCCCTGAAGCGGGTCGTCGAGTTCACGCAGGACGGCGGCGAGATCAACATCATCGTCGCTGGCATCAACGTGGGCGCGCAGCCGTACTGGAACGCCGAGGCGACCATGCTGATGCACACCAAGGGCATCCTCGTGATGACGCCCGACTCGGCCATGGTGCTGACCGGCAAGCAGTCGCTCGACTTCTCCGGCGGCGTGTCCGCGGAGGACAACTTCGGCATCGGCGGCTACGACCGCGTGATGGGCCCCAACGGGCAGGCGCAGTACTGGGCCCCCAACCTGGGCGCCGCGATGGAGATCCTGCTGACGCACTACGACCACACCTACGTGGTGCCCGGCGAGGATGGCCCGCGCCGCGCGGAGACGACGGACCCGTCGGATCGCGACATCTCGGACTTCCCGCACTTCTCCGAGGGCTCCGACTTCAGCACGGTCGGCCAGATCTTCTCCAGCGAGTCCAACCCGGACCGCAAGAAGGCCTTCGACATCCGCACCGTGATCGCCGCCGTCACCGACCAGGACCACGGGCACTCGGAGCGCTGGGCGGGCATGGCAGAGGCGGAGACGGCGGTCGTCGTCGATGCGCGGATCGGCGGGCATTCGGTCGCCGTGCTCGGCATCGAGTCCAAGCCGGTGCCACGCGCCGGGTTCCCTCCCACCGACGGGCCGGACACGTTCACGGCGGGCACGCTGTTCCCGCAGTCGTCGAAGAAGGCGGCCCGGGCGATCAACGCGGCGTCGGGCAACCGTCCGCTGGTGGTGCTCGCGAACCTGTCGGGCTTCGACGGCTCGCCGGAGTCGATGCGCAACCTGCAGTTGGAGTACGGCGCCGAGATCGGTCGCGCCATCGTCAACTTCCAAGGCCCGATCGTGTTCGTGGTGATCTCGCGCTACCACGGCGGAGCGTTCGTGGTGTTCTCGAAGCGCCTGAACCCGAACATGACGGTGCTCGCGGTCGAGGGCAGCTTCGCGTCGGTGATCGGGGGCGCCCCCGCGGCCGCCGTGGTGTTCGCCCGTGACGTCGAGACGCGCACGTCGGCCGATCAGCGGGTTGTCGATCTGGAGGCCGCCCTGCGCTCGGCGTCGCCCCAGCAGCGGGCGGAATTGCAGGTGGAGTTGGACACCGCGCGCAAGTCGGTGCGGGCCGAGAAGATCTCGGAGATCGCGGCCGAGTTCGACGGCATCCACAACATCCACCGCGCCGTCGAGGTCGGCTCGGTCGACAAGGTCATCAGCCCGGCGGAGATCCGCCCAGCGATCATCGCAACGATCGAGGCATACGGGAAGCGCTGATCCGGGGACTCTTCGTGGACCACTCGCGGGGACGCGTTCGTCCGGCCGATAGCTCGGCGGGGCGGTCCCTCGGTGACTCTTCGCCGGGGCGTGCTCAGCCTGAAGACGCAGCGGATCGCCTAGTATCGGGGGAGCGTCGCGTGCCGGTGGGAGTCAGTCTCAGGCATGGAGGCGCCGAACCGAAGGGATGCCGATGACCACATCGATCTCCCCGCGCTCGCGTGACTGAGCGCGAGAGTTCCAGGCTGATCGCCTGGAGCGCCGAGCTGCGACGCGTCCACCAGCGTCTCCGCGACGCGCTGCGCGTCACCCGGGACGCCGTCCATGAGGGCCTACCGGCCGAGCCTGCGAGCCGCGATCTGTTGCTCTACTGTCACGGCTTCTGCGCCGCGCTCGACGGCCACCACCGGGGCGAGGACCGCAGCCTGTTCCCCGCGATCAGGGCAGCCCATCCGGAACTGGCGCCCACCCTCGCCGCCCTGGAACAGGACCACTCGATGATCGCGCACCTGCTCGGCGCGCTGCAGACGGCGGTGGACGCCGGGGGCTCTCCCGAGGAACTCGACCGCCACCTCGAGGGCATCGCCGCGATCATGGAGAGCCACTTCCGGTACGAGGAGCGTCAACTGCTGACGGTGCTCGACGGGCTCGCCCTCGAGGGCGCCGTCGACGAGGTGCTCGGCCCGCTCTGAGGATTGGCTGGCGAGCCGTCCGTTCGCCTGAGGGCGGTTCCTGAGCTCGTCGCGGGACGATCCCTGCGCTTCTCGAAAGCTGAGACCAACGCTCGATGAGCAACCGTTCCCCGAGCCTGTCGAGGGGTCCGAAACAAACGATCCCCGAGCCCGTCGAGGGGTCCGAAACCACCACTCGGCGCTCGGACGTCTCCACAAGCTCGACGAACAACCGATCCCCGAGCCCGTCGAGGGGTCCGAAACCGCCGATCCCCGAGCCCGTCGAGGGGTCCGACACCACCACTCGGCGGACGGACGTCTCGACAAGCTCGACGAACGACGAACCGTTCTCCGAGCCTGTCGAGGGGTCCGACACCCACTTCGCACGCTTGGATGCCTCGACAACGTCGGCGGTCGGCACCACGATGGGTTCATGGTCACCCTTCGCGCCATGATGCCGGACGACGCCCTCCCCCTGCAGGAGGCGTTCGCCGCCATCGGCTGGGACAAGCCGAGCGCACAGTTCGAGCGCTACGTGGCCGAGGCCGAGGCTGGCGACCGCGTGTGCCTTGTCGCAGAGGTCGACGGACGGCTCGCCGGGTACTGCACGCTCTGCTGGGAGTCGGGCTACCCACCGTTCCGCGCGGCGCGAATCCCTGAGATCGTCGATCTGAACGTGCTGCCAGGGTTCCGCCGTCGCGGCGTCGCGACCGCCCTGGTCGACGCCCTGGAACGCGAGGCCGCGACCCGAGGAGACACGGTCGGCCTCGGCGTCGGCCTGTACGCGGACTACGGCCCGGCACAGCGGATGTACGTGGCGCGGGGGTACCTGCCCGACGGCCGGGGCATCGTCTACGCCGGCCAACCCGTCGAGCCGGGCGCCTCGGTGGCGATCGACGACGATGCATGCCTGATGTTCACCCGCCGACTGGCCTGAGTACCGGCCCTGGGAACGCGAAAGCGAGGTGGGCGAACCACCTCGCAGTTCCACCATACAACGCCGAGGGGGCCTTGTGGCAAGGGCCTACCGGAGCGCAGAATCGCTGACTGCATCGGCTACCCAAGGAGCCACCCATGTCAGTCTTCAACCTCCCCTCCTCGAAGGCCGCGAAGGCCGCAGGCACCCACCTCGACCGGGACGAGGCGCACCTCACTCTCGTCGCCGGCCTGCTGGACGGACAGGTCCGTGCGACCAAGGCGCGCCTGGCCGACCTGCGC is a genomic window containing:
- a CDS encoding response regulator transcription factor; translation: MSTVLIVEDEARIASFIAKGLKAAGFTSHQCASGLEAVSLAVHGNFDLVLLDVGLPDIDGFEVLERLRGQGVGVPVIMLTARSSVEDRVAGLEGGADDYMPKPFSFEELLARIRLRLRSDNHDAASDSTQLSHNGLTLDYRTRKAGVEGKWVDLSAREFALAETFLRNAGQVLSREQLLSNVWGFDFDPGSNVVDVYVRYLRGKLGRDRFETVRGMGYRLV
- a CDS encoding sensor histidine kinase yields the protein MTPEADGAKAGLRTRIMLPMILLAALTLIASGTIVAAVQNREIGRAMDDQLMRSAGELRKLADNGLDPATGEPFAGPKELLSTFLSRAMVSQTEGMLAFVGDRVSLVARDVDLRPEHDLELVAALRPLALGNEVVVTSISTAEREYRALVAPVVYPTQQGAFVRVVDVAGEYRQLRTTMLIYAGVALAMIGLAAAVAWPLIGRLLRPINELRVAADSIDEGDLTSRVPVRGADELASLTATINGMLDRVQRSVEGQQRLLDDVGHELRTPITVVRGHLELVDPSDPADVTQTRDLAIDELDRMGGLVNDLLVLAKAGQPDFVTPRWADLATLTDQTFEKARTLGQRQWGLDSVAATEAWIDPTRMTQAWLQLAANAVKYSAESTVIRLGSRVHRGEAHLWVADEGIGIPADQIERVRERFGRGSEATQQHGVGLGLSIVESILAAHSGRLDIESRHGEGSTFTLVVPIAPTPEPATKEPET
- a CDS encoding potassium transporter Kup, with translation MPPEPDKPRDGAKVPLAVGALGVVFGDIGTSPLYSLQTVFSLDHNAVEPTPADVYGVISLVFWVVTIIVTAKYVLLVMRADNDGEGGILALVALLRGRLRGRKKLVAVATILGIIGAGLFYGDSVITPAISVMSAFEGLDLVTPKAAEWVLPAAILVLTALFAVQRFGTSKVGRTFGPIMLVWFIVIAVLGVPHILDHPEILAAISPHHALFFAAERPLIAFIAMGAIVLCITGAEALYADMGHFGAGPIRLSWFAVVFPCLILNYFGQGAMILGDPATSASPFFHLAPEWARVPLVLLATAATVIASQSVISGAFSVSRQASRLRLLPRLNVRHTSKEESGQIYIASINWILFVGVLVLIAVFQSSERLATAYGLAVTGTLLLTTVLFLFTARFLWHWPAWKMLPVTILIGGVELVIFAANVTKIASGGWIPLLIAGIVIVVMLTWQVGWRARAQARAALEGPLDDFVQEIRTAKLNRVPGVAVFPHPDRETTPLALRDNLEFNNALHEKVIIVSIVNDTVPHVRHVDRVSVHDLGYDDDGIVHVSYRVGFNDSQDIPKALTWALGKSPELEFNPDEARYFLSILRVTASEQSKLPRFGRRLFLWLASNEASRTNVFHLPPERTVVMGAETLV
- a CDS encoding carboxyl transferase domain-containing protein, yielding MFKRIAIVNRGESAMRLIHAVRDLNAEHPDRDPLVTIALYTDGERSAMFAREADEAYSIGPASERPYLNHDLLATVLKEARAEAVWVGWGFVAEDAAFADLVESLGITFIGPSGDAMRQLGDKIGSKLIAEEVGVPVAPWSRGGVDTLDEALAAAERIGYPLMLKATAGGGGRGIRRVDGADDLADAYQRTRDEAQRAFGSGVVFLEKLVTGARHIEVQLISDGETAWALGVRDCTIQRRNQKIIEESASPLLTPDQTAEVKAAAERLALRVGYRGAATVEFLYHPADHLFAFLEVNTRLQVEHPITEVTNEFDLVKAQLHVASGGTLTDRPSEFGHAVEARLNAEDPDRDFAPAPGRITRLDLPAGPGIRVDTGVAEGDTIPADFDSMIAKIIAYGRTRDEALGRLRRAMRETTVVIDGGATNKSFVLELLAQPEVTGPPAGAQPRRAAKVQWADTGWIDRVRADGGLIADEHAGIALVVAAIEAYEETAAVETERLLTTAQGGRPQTQHKTGATVELKLRGTVHQVVTYATGPGTYRVIVNGTPTEASITRLDDVHGRVRVGNQSFRIISATHGPVHVIEVDGVTHRVSRDEGGVLRSPAPALVVATPVSVGDEVEAGAPVVVLESMKMETVIPAPFAARIKELHVMTGSQVETMAPLVKLEPLGGDDEAEAQPAAEVELPAPAADADAAATADRLRAQLSAILMGYDADPAEKTLSAYLDARDQVIADGGDVLTGEIALIGLFADLAELSRNRPFGEQDHTELRIHSDREHLHRYLTTLDVDRAKLPAQFVERLGKVLRHYGVESLDRTPELAEAVFRIFLAQKRVAADVPIVLGILNRWMTGPAPEPARADSARADLERVLRATQLRFPAVGDMTRSIRFRWFDQPQVDAERASVLAGFGDEVEALAANPDADDYAQRTRDLSDVHEWTADYLATRLGRGVPAVEPMLEVLLHKYYSDYDLTGIARSAVDGRAVVTADYVLEGRPRRFVSTVGTAAELAADGPLASLVTGLFEGRNPGDDAVGELYVLWDEQPEPEAVVAELSETLTSWGLGAEVKRIAVGVSTADGEVQYYTFRFRDGIAVEDELVRGLHPMAGRRLDLWRLREFDTTRLPATEDVWLFECVAKSNPDDRRLVAMAQVRQLAAVRDREGNLVGLPHAERAISNCLEAIRRTRASRGAAGSKLDMNHVWVDVWPEIDLSLEDITPLQSKITPLSDGAGIEEVLCQGRFRQGKRLVPLAVRFYSQPGSGVTTTVGPPPSEPLKPLDEYAGKVLRARRRGLVYPYELSSTLAGPGGTLTELDLDADGRLVEANRAPGLNKAAIIVARVTTPTPLHPEGLTRIVLSGDPTKGLGALAEPECARIIAAIDLAEQERIPLEWFTLSSGAKISKDSGTENMDWVGAALKRVVEFTQDGGEINIIVAGINVGAQPYWNAEATMLMHTKGILVMTPDSAMVLTGKQSLDFSGGVSAEDNFGIGGYDRVMGPNGQAQYWAPNLGAAMEILLTHYDHTYVVPGEDGPRRAETTDPSDRDISDFPHFSEGSDFSTVGQIFSSESNPDRKKAFDIRTVIAAVTDQDHGHSERWAGMAEAETAVVVDARIGGHSVAVLGIESKPVPRAGFPPTDGPDTFTAGTLFPQSSKKAARAINAASGNRPLVVLANLSGFDGSPESMRNLQLEYGAEIGRAIVNFQGPIVFVVISRYHGGAFVVFSKRLNPNMTVLAVEGSFASVIGGAPAAAVVFARDVETRTSADQRVVDLEAALRSASPQQRAELQVELDTARKSVRAEKISEIAAEFDGIHNIHRAVEVGSVDKVISPAEIRPAIIATIEAYGKR